Proteins encoded in a region of the Pelobates fuscus isolate aPelFus1 chromosome 11, aPelFus1.pri, whole genome shotgun sequence genome:
- the LOC134577427 gene encoding free fatty acid receptor 2-like, with translation MASTTNQRNMHLAVYIITLLTGVPSNLLALHALIQKLRVKATPNAIFLLNLTISDLSFLAFLPFKATELLQGQWKMPTFLCPLSGLFYFSTIYSSTLFLTAVSVERYLGVAFPLRYKLYRKPSYAVAISCFLWFCSFGHCSIVYITEYHEPANSSRRSVCYNNFTDKQLEFLLPFRLELGIVLFCLPFLITCFCYGSFIKIIVSSSHIHRGKKQRAIGLVLTTLAVYAICFAPYNTSHLVGFLQKENLAWREEALLFSTFNASLDPIIFYFSSTAVQHSCKCCLMKLYICRPHPNVHKSMPKDSIKLDHQQVSDAQKHGSKF, from the coding sequence ATGGCTTCGACAACTAACCAGAGAAATATGCATTTGGCGGTTTACATCATTACCTTGCTGACTGGTGTCCCATCAAACCTATTGGCTCTCCATGCCCTTATCCAAAAACTTAGAGTCAAAGCAACCCCAAATGCCATATTTCTTCTTAACCTGACTATCTCCGATTTGTCTTTTCTGGCATTTCTCCCGTTCAAGGCCACAGAGCTCTTGCAGGGGCAATGGAAAATGCCCACCTTCCTTTGCCCACTAAGTGGACTCTTCTACTTCAGTACCATCTACTCCAGCACCCTGTTCCTCACAGCTGTGAGTGTAGAGAGGTACCTCGGCGTAGCCTTCCCTCTCAGGTACAAACTCTATCGCAAGCCAAGTTACGCAGTAGCTATCAGCTGCTTTCTGTGGTTCTGTTCTTTTGGCCACTGTAGCATTGTCTACATCACAGAGTATCACGAACCGGCGAACAGCAGTAGAAGGTCCGTGTGCTACAATAACTTCACCGATAAGCAGCTGGAATTTCTCCTACCCTTCCGTCTCGAACTAGGAATTGTTCTTTTCTGTCTACCGTTCCTCATTACCTGCTTCTGCTACGGTAGCTTCATCAAAATCATTGTGTCTTCATCTCATATTCACAGAGGGAAAAAGCAGAGAGCAATCGGGCTGGTTCTAACAACCCTAGCTGTGTATGCAATATGTTTTGCCCCATACAATACCTCTCACCTGGTGGGATTTCTACAAAAAGAGAACTTGGCATGGAGAGAAGAAGCTTTGCTCTTCAGTACTTTCAATGCTAGCCTGGACCCCATAATCTTCTATTTTTCCTCCACAGCTGTGCAGCACTCCTGTAAATGCTGCTTGATGAAGTTGTACATTTGCCGTCCCCACCCAAATGTCCATAAATCAATGCCTAAAGACAGCATAAAACTGGATCATCAGCAGGTCTCTGACGCCCAGAAACACGGCTCCAAGTTCTAA